The nucleotide sequence ATGAACTGGTTGCCAGTTACGAAGCGATCTTTCCGAAATTGAAGGAAGCAGGCCTGAACACGGTGATTTGCTTTTCGGGCAATCGTCGGGGCATGAGCGATGAGCAGGGCCTTGAAAACTGCGCTAAGGGCCTGAAACGCCTGATGCCAAGCGCCGAAAAGCATGGCATCACCATGATTATGGAACTCCTCAACAGCAAGGTGAACCACAAAGATTATATGTGCGATCATACCGCCTGGGGTGTGGACCTGTGCAAACGAGTTGGCTCCGAGAATTTTAAACTGCTGTATGACATCTACCATATGCAGATTATGGAAGGTGACATTATTCGCACGATTCAGGAGAACAGCAAATACATTGGTCACTACCATACGGGCGGCAACCCCGGTCGCAATGAGATTGACGAAACCCAGGAGCTTTATTACCCGGCCATTATGAAAGCCATTGTTGCTACGGGTTTCAAAGGATACGTAGCGCAGGAGTTTATCCCTAAACGCGACCCACTGACGAGCCTGAAAGAAGCGGTTTTGATCTGCGATGTGTAGATTTGTGTTCTGATTTGCCAAACGGTATGGCGGTTCGGGTTCTTACTACTCGAACCGCCTTATTATTTAGCGCATTCTATGGAACCAGTTAACAGCCAACTTTTCCTCATTGTCGGGGCGGCCCTGTTCAGCATTGGGCTGGCGGTGGTGCTGCTAAAACGCCACGCCATTATGGTGCTGATGGGTATCGAACTGATGCTTAATGCAGTCAATATCAACTTAGTGGCTTTTAGCCAGTACGACCCTGACCGCCTACAGGGACAAATGCTGAGCCTGTTTGTGATGGTTGTTGCGGCTGCTGAGTCGGCGGTCGCGCTGGCCATTGTGCTGCAGGTATATCGGCATTTCCGCACGGCGCAGTTAGATGACCTGAATGAATTGAAACAATAGGCTGTACCGTGGAGCAGATTCGGCACCTGAAATTCTTCAGTCAACATCCTCTGATTACATGAATCCTCAGTTTGAACCAATCATTGATGGTATCGTAAATGACGGCTACGGCATCGTCGATTACTTTCTAACTTCGTCTGAGGTAGCGGCCCTCGCTGCGCGGTTACACGAACGTAGGGCGGCTGGTCAGTTCCGGGCTGCCGGCATAGGGAACCAGCACGTAACGGTTGAGCATGCCATTCGGGGTGACGAGATTCTGTGGCTCGATGAAGCGACCGCAACGCCAGAAGAACTGGCCTTTCTGAACCGCATTGGCGAGTTTGTTGACTATGTGAACCGGACGTGCTATCTGGGGCTGCGTGATTACGAATTCCACTACGCTCTTTACCCCGCCGGCACGTTCTATAAACGTCACCTCGATCAGTTTCGGAGCGATTCACGCCGGAAACTTTCGGTTATTTGTTACCTCAACACCGACTGGCAGGAAGCCGACGGTGGGCAGTTAGCCCTTTTTTTACCCGACGGCAGTTCTGAGCGGGAAGAGGTGGTTTTACCCGTAGGTGGCCGGCTGGTCTGCTTCGAAAGCGGCCGGCTCGAACATGAGGTTCGCCCCGCCACCCGTGAACGGTTGAGTCTGACAGGCTGGCTAAAAACCGGTTAGCTTATCGCTTGAGCATTTTAATCAGAAACTTCGGTACAAATCGCCCCAGTCGCCGTACTGATAAGGGAAGAGTGTAGCGTTTCGGATACCCTTCACTGTCGTAAGCCAGGGCCTGATCAAAATACTTATTGTCGACGGGATGACCAGTGGCAATGTTCGTAATCTTACGGACGTACAGTTTGTCAATTGTAGCGTCGGAACGTAACGGAGTGTAATACACGCAGTTTTCGAAGAAATAGTGCGTTACCTGGCTGTGCCGTGTTGAGCCGGGCGTCAGGATTTTTTCGCCCCCGTGCAGCAGGTTGGCCGACCAGATAATAGCTTTTCCCTTGGGCATATTCAGAGTAGCTTTCTTCAGTCCGTGGGCCTGAATGATTTCGGCCAGCCGTTCTTCATACTGTTTATACGTACCGCCATAAATTTCTTCAACCGTTTGGGCCTCGGAGCCTTTCAGGCCCATGTCGATCAGGTCGTAAAACGGCAGTTTATGACTACCGGGGTAGTAGTGAAGCGGGCCGTTATCAGCCCGTACGTCTTCAAGCGCAACCCACACGCCACACATGAACCGCTGCGGAATGGAGTTGAAATGAATGGAATCCGAATGGGTACGTTGCTGGGTGCCAACCGGAAAATTCAGCGTCTGGAAGGGAATTGGCTCCCGGCGGTAAAGCAGCCGAAGCATTTCCATAATTTTGGGCGCGGTGGCAATCTGCCGTACGGCCGGAACCGTCTGCCAGGCGTCCTGCTTTCGTAAGTCATTGCCGTAAAGCGGCTGAACGCCCGCTAAAGCCGCGTCGAGGATGGTCTCATCAATTTCAGGGTCGAAAATTAGAAAGCCTTCTTCTGCGTACTGGCGCACCTGCTCGGCCAGTTGTGGATCGAGATTCGCTTTTTGTAGTTCCTGGTTGAAAAACGGGGATTCTACCCAGGGTAGATTGATGGTTGTGGCCGTTGTCATAAAAGATGGTTATGGTTCAGGAAAGGTCTTAGCAAATCTATAACAAACCAGCACATTTGTTGCATAGTTGCCGGTTTGTTTCCCCACGTTAGAATCGGGATATTTGCGCCCAATTCATCGTTAACCGAATGCCCGACGACGTTTCCCCGCTGCTCCTTGCTCTGACCGTTGCCCTCTTAAGCCTGCCGTTTGCGGGGTTCCTGGTGGTGGCTGGCCTGAATCGGCGTATGGCGGGGCCGCTGGCCGTCCTGCTAACCGCTGCCGGACTGGTGCTTTCAGTACTGCTGGTTATTTATCTGCCTGCGCAGCCAATGACGTTTCGGGCCGATTGGGCCACGGTGTCGGGCGTGTCGTTTGGGATTAGTTTTCGGCTGGACACTTTAACGGCGCTCATGCTGGCTGTGGTTCATTTTGTGGCCCTGCTAGTGCAGATTTACTCGCTTTCATATCTGCACGATGAGCCAAAGTTCTCGCGGTATTTTGCGTATTTACAGTTGTTTGTCGGGGCTATGCTCGGGATTGTGCTCGCCGGAAACCTCCTGGTGATGTATGCGTTCTGGGAACTGGTGGGGCTGGCGTCTTACCTGCTCATTGGTTTTTACACGGAGCGTCCGGCCGCGAGTCAGGCCGCCAGAAAAGCGTTTCTGATGAACCGGGTTGGGGACATTGGGTTTCTGATCGGCATTTTCCTGACCTACTACCATTATGACACCCTTGAACTGGCTGCACTGACCGCCGACGGCGTTTATCTGATGCCTTCAACGGCAGTTGGTTTATGTCTGTTTATGGGCTGCGTTGGTAAGTCAGCGCAGTTTCCACTCCTGAGCTGGCTTCCTGATGCCATGGAAGGACCAACACCCGTGTCGGCTTTGCTCCACGCGGCCACGATGGTGGCGGCCGGGATTTTTCTGCTGGCACGTATCCATCCGCTGCTTTCATCCGATGCGCTGGTGGTCATTGCGCTTGTAGGCACTATCACGACGTTATGGGGCGGTTATTCGGCCCTTTTCCAGACCGATATCAAGAAGGTGCTGGCATTCTCGACCGTATCGCAGCTAGGCCTTATGGTGGCCGGCATGGGTACGGCTAACGTCAGTGGTGCCATGTTTCATCTCTTAACCCATGCCTTTTTCAAAGCGGGGTTATTTTTAAGTGCGGGAGCGGTAATTCACGCGGTCCAAACGCAGGATATGCGTCAGATGGGGGCGCTGCGCCGGTCGTTGCCGACAACCTTTGTTGCTTACACGATCTGCGCAGCAGCGCTGTCAGGGCTGCCGCTATTCTCTGGCTTTTTGTCAAAAGAGGCTATTCTGGGCGGAGCCTTTACCTGGGCCGATACGCAGCAGGGTGGTCTGGCTTATTTTGTGCCGGTAACACTCTTACTTTCGTCAGGGCTGACGGCACTGTACATGGCCCGCCAATGGCGATTAATTTTTTTCGGAACCTACCGGAACGAAGCCGTTCCGCCCACCCAGGCTCATGAGCCCGACTGGCTTATGCGCGGGCCGGTGATCGTGCTGGCTGGCCTGTCGGGGTTTTTCTGGTTTTCAGTGAATCCAGCTTCAGCGCACGGAAGCTGGTTTTTCCAGGTGTTCCCAACAGGTGAAGAATCATCAATCGTATGGTTAGCTCCGGCTTCGATCCTGTTGGTACTGGCTGGTGGCTGGCTGGGCTTCCGAATGAACGAGCCGCACTATAATCGCAGTTACGTACGCTTGTCGGTTGAATACGGCTTTCTGGATACGATTTATAAACACGTCCTCATCAACCCATGCCTTAAACTGGCCTCTATTTTTAACCGTACCGATCAGCGCGCTGTTGATGGTGTGGTGAATGGAGCGGGAATGTGGACAGTGGTGCTGGCTCATATTGCTAATGGGCTGGATCGCTACGGTGTAGACGGATTGATCAATGGCGTGGCCTGGCTGGCGGGTCGGCTAGGCCAATTAACGCGCTCGGTGCAGAATGGTCGCGTACAGTCGTACATCACGGTGGCCGTAGTCGGGTTGCTGCTGGTGCTTTGGTGGTTGCTATAACAGAACCGGCAGCAGGAAGCTGTCGGAAACGATTTATGATTCTTTCGCTACTAATTTTCCTGCCGTTGTGCGGATCGTTGCTGGTTGTTTTCTTGCCAGAAAGTCACGCAACGCGTTTTCGGTGGATTGCGCTGGGCATAACCCTGATCGAAGTAGCTCTGGCGGCTCTGGCCTATGCGGCTTTCGATCCCACGCAGGCCAATTATCAGCTCCTGGAACAAACCGGCTGGATCACGTTATCACTTGGAAACCTGGGCGTCGCGTCAATTGACTACCTGGTTGGCGTCGACGGAATAAGCTTGCCCTTGGTGGTGCTGTCGGCGGTGGTTATGCTGATTGGCGTTGTCTCATCCTGGAACATAACGCATCGGCAGAAAGCCTATTACGCCCTATATCTGCTGCTGACCGGTACGATTATGGGTTGTTTCGTTGCCCTGGATTTCTTTCTGTTCTTTCTGTTTTTCGAGTTCATGCTGCTGCCGATGTACTTTCTCATCGGTTTGTGGGGCGGCCCCCGCCGGGAGTATGCATCAATTAAATTCTTTCTCTATACCCTGCTGGGCTCTCTGCTGATTCTGCTCGTCATGATCGGGCTGTATCTGTCCGTTATGGACCCAGTCAGCACCGCCGTCGCCGTGGGCTTTGTCGAAGACCCATCCGTTGTTACGAGTGAAATTATCCAGATTCTGCAGGCTCACCTGCGAAACGGACAGATTAACCCGGCACAGGTCGTTCATACCTTCGACATGCGCTATCTGGCCGACGGCGGTAATTACCTGCCTGATGCGTTTCTCAACCCCGCGTCCGAACCAATTGTGCTAGGGCTTCCGGTTCGTATGCTGGCCTTCTGGGCGGTGTTTATTGGTTTCGCTATCAAACTGCCCATCGTGCCTCTGCATACGTGGCTACCCGATGCCCACGTCGAAGCCCCAACGCCTGTATCGGTCGTGCTGGCGGGTGTCCTGCTGAAAGTCGGTGGTTATGGCTTTCTGCGAATCGTCTGGAATTTCTTCCCGGATGGTGCCGTTGAGTACGCCCAGGCTCTCGCAGTCTTGGGAACGCTGTCTATTGTGTATGGTGGCCTGAACGCTCTGGCGCAGAATGACGTCAAGAAAATGATTGCCTATTCGTCGGTATCGCACATGGGCTTCGTGCTGCTGGGTGTAGCGTCCTTAACGGCCGAGGGCGTCAACGGCGCCATTTATCAGATGGTGAGTCATGGCATCCTGTCGGCCATGTTATTCCTCATTGCGGGCGTTGTGTATGACCGCACCCATGACCGGCGTATCGACTCCTACCGGGGCCTGATGCAGCCCATGCCGCAATACGCGACGCTCACGGCCGTGGCTTTTTTCGGATCACTGGGGTTGCCGGGCTTCTCTGGATTCGTGGGTGAGCTGTTTACGCTGATGGGCAGTTTTCAGTCGACCTGGCTGCCTGGCTGGCTGACGGCCGTTGCCACCACCGGAATTCTGCTGGCGGCTGCTTACTTCCTATGGTCGCTTCAGCGTATGTTTTTCGGCTCATTCTGGAGTCGGCACGAAACAGCATCCGCCAATGGCCTGTCGGTCCTGACCGATCTGACCGGCCGTGAGAAGCTAATGCTGATTCCGCTGGGTGCGCTGGCTCTGGTGTTTGGCCTCTTCCCGAATCTTATTTTCAACTTGACCGGTGCCACAGTCGGACAGTGGCTGGTGAAGTTTGCGGTGGAGTAAATTTACCGGCCATAGCGTCTCCGGCGAAGGACCTGCCAGACCACGCCAACCAGCCCTACCAGTGCCAGCGGGCCCAGCAAATTGAGCAGTTGCCAGCCGGTACGACCCGCGTTCATTCGAATTTTGTCTAATGGCCGAAGCGTAACGGTCCGGGCGCGGGCCGCGATAACGCCATTGGGGTCCACCAGGTAGTCAATCGCGTTTAGGGCGAAATCCTTGTTGGCAAAGGTCGTCCGCGTGAAGCGATCGAAGCCAAGTGGATAGGGCGCGTTACGTTTGTAATCCACATCGTTTACAATCAGGTCGCCATCCGAGCAAACCAGCACGCGTGAGGGTTCACCTTCTGGCCGAAAACCATTGGCGCGCGGATCGCCCGGCAGGATTCGGTTTGCAAAAATGGACTGAAACCGCCCTTCCAGCAAACAGCCAACGATGCGGACGCCCCCGGTATACATTTGTGGGTCGGGTTGCTGGCGAGCTTCATTATAGGAAATTAGGGCAGGGGCTTTCAGGACTTGGGTGTAAGGCGAAGTCAGCAGTAGGGGGGTTTTACGGATGCCCGGTGCCCGCACCGTATCCAGCGTACTGACAAATCGGCCCAGGACCGCGTCGAGGTTGCGTACAATGGGGTTGCCGCTGGTACCGAAGTTGTTCAGCAGCGGATAGAACCGCCACGGCATAAGCTGAATATTGGGCTTGTCGCCCAAATTCCCGACGTTGAGCGGAATAGGCGCGCAGTATAAATCTTTCACTACGTCGCGGTTGACGCGGACTCCCCAGCGAAAGAACAAATCGTCCAGGTTCAAACTTAGCGGTTGAGCGTAGTTTCCTTCATTGCTGACACTATCGACCCGTTGCCCATCCACAAAAAAGAGCGCCCGTCCACCGTTGACAACGAACTGATCGAGCTTGAATACTTCATCTTCCGAGAACGGCCGGTCGGGTTTGGGGACCAGAATGGCTTCCAGCCCCGCAATGGGGCCGGGTTTAGTCATGTCAATGAAAAACAGATCGTAATTTTCCTGAACCGAGGCCAGCAAATCGGCAAAGCGCGAAGGCGGCACCTGCGTATGACCATACAGGAGGCCGACCCGCCGGCGACTACCTTCCGTTTGGGTTAGTTTACGAATTGCTGATGCCAACTGAAATTCCACGCCCTCATAAGACTGATTCAACTGCTCTTCTTTAGAAGCCGCTTTGTTGCCCTTGAGCAGCAGTATGGTTGTTTCTTTTCCTTTATAAGAGACAACCGCGCCGGGGAAAATGAGCTTTTCGGTTCGTTTGCCGCTTTCGCTGGCGACCAGGTTGGTTGGCAGCAACCCCCGTTGCTGAAGTCTGTCAATGAGCTTATTCTTCTCGGCGGTATTGGTGATGGCGTCCGGGTCGATGAACCGGTACGTAAGCGATTGACCCGCGCTGGCCTGAAACTCGTCGAGCGTTTCCCGAACAGCATTTTCGAGTCGTTTGAAAGCCGGGGGCAGGTCGCCTGTCAGGTAAACATCTATATGAACGTCGTCGGGCAGATCGGTTAACAGAGTCTGCGTTGCTCCGGAGAGCGTGTAGCGCTTTTCCTGGGTAAGATCGAGCCGAAAAAAGACAAATGCCGACAGAATATTGACGGCGATTAAAGCAGCAAGGATAATTAGTAGACGAGTATGCTTCATTCTGGACTATAAACGTACAGGCGGGCGGTAAGGTCTTTCCCGATCAACGTTTTTTCATCCTGTCTATGTTCCGCCTGCATTGACCAGTTCGGTTTGTGCTCTCCGTTACGGGTAAATATTTAGGTTCGGCTTAGCTAGATTACGTGTAATTAATCGGACGAGAACTCAGAGAAAAATGCCGGAAGAACATTTATTTTTCATTGCTCACGCAACCCGGTGAAGACACTTACCGTAATGGCTTTTGAACCGGTTCAACTGTTCAGTTTCTCACCTCTCTAAACGCAGTTGACACAATGATACGCCTTACTTTTTCTGCCCGTTCGCTAACGCTGGCGGCTTTACTAACTGTGGCTGCTTTCGCCTGCAAGCAGGATGATTCAGCTCCGCCGGCTCCTGATCTGGCGTTAGGAACAACATCGCTTGGTCGGGTCCTGACGGGTGAGGGTGGCCGAACGCTGTATTTTTTTGCGCCCGATGCCAACGGGAGCGCCAACTGCGCCGGAACCTGCAAAGACAACTGGCCCGTATTCTTTAAAGAAACGCCAACTATGAGCAGTGACCTAACTGCGGCCGACTTTACGACGATTACCCGCACTGATGGTAGTAAACAAACTGCCTATAAAGGCTGGCCTCTGTATTATTTCAAAAATGACGGTAAAGCCGGCGACGTTAATGGCGAAGATGTGAACAGTGTCTGGTTTGTAGCTAAGCCTAACTATACGGTACTGATTGGCTCGGGCCAGTTGAAAGGTCAGGACGGAAAACTGTATACCAGCGATTACAAGGAAGGAACCGGCAATTCATTATATTTAACCGATAACGTTGGTCGTACTCTTTACGGCTTTGTGAACGATAAAAAGAATAAAAACAATTACACCAAAGCCGATTTGAGCAACGAAGCTGCCTGGCCAATTTTTGAAGGCCCACTCAATGAAATCCCGTCGACTCTGAACAAAGCTGATTTTGCAACAATCACGGTATTCGGCCGGACGCAGGTTACCTACAAAGGCTGGCCGCTCTATTACTTTGGTGGCGACCAGAATCTGCGGGGTAACACAAAAGGAGTTAGCGTGCCCAGACCCGGCGTTTGGCCAATTGTTAACGAAGCTACAGTTGAAGCCCCGTTGTAAGATTGACTGGTTGAACCGTAATGCCGAATGTTAACGGATCGATTGGGACATAAATGTGTCAGGCTCCGGCAATGATTTAATTTTATAACTGTACTGCTTTCGTACATGGCCAATGCTCCCGCTATACCGCCCCTGCCCGACCTGCTGGCGGGTTGCATGCGCAACCACCGGCGTAGTCAGGAGCTGCTCTACCGGCAGTTCTACGGGTATGCAATGGGGGTTTGCCTGCGGTATGCACCTACCCGCGAAGGCGCTCTGGAGGTGCTGAACGATGGCTTTTTGAAGGTGTTCACCCGGTTGGAGCAGTATGATTCCGCGCAGCCGTTTAAGGCCTGGCTCCGGCGAATTCTGATCAATACAGCCGTGGATCATTACCGGCAGGAAGTACGTCATTTTTACCACGAAGACGTCGAACGGGCCGATCAGGCTCCGGCTCCGGACTCGGTCGATGTCTATAGCCGGCTGGCTCATGACGAACTAATGGGACTCATTCAACGGTTGTCGCCCGCCTACCGGCTGGTATTCAACCTATTTGTAATTGATGGATTCACGCACGACGAGATTGCCGAACAACTCGGCATCTCGGTCGGAGCGTCGAAGTCAAATCTGGCCCGGGCGAGGGAAAACCTGCGGCAGTTACTGAAACAACTGAATCACGATGAGTATGCAAGAGCTAACCGATGACCAATTGGACGGACTCTTCAGAAAATCGGCTGAAGAGTTTGAGCCCCCCTTTGACCCGACTGCCTGGCAGGCAATGCAGAGTCAGTTAGACGATCAGAAGCAAGGTGTATTCTGGCGGAACCTGTTACGTCTGGGATTACCAGTCCTGCTGCTCTTGCTGCTAGTCGGGAGCTGGTACGTCTATCACACGATGAAAACGACAGATACCTTTGCTCGCCGGCAGGTAAGTGTATCTGGCAATAACACTTCGGGTTCAGCAGACACGAAGGTTTCCACTCGCGCTGGAACAGACCCGTCGAAAGCAGGTAGTCGGCCAGACGAGCGACGGGGGAATCGCAAAGGACCAGCGTTCAGTGAAACGCTGGCAGAGGACGGTCAGTCTGGGCTGCAGAATACAGCGACTGCTAACCGCCCGGAGCCAGTTGAAGCCGGACGGTCAGCAGCGAGCACAAAGCCAACCGAACGGCCCGATCCCGCAGTGACAGCCGTATCTGGCAAAACAAGCGCGCCGATCGGGCCTGAAGGACAAGCACTGGCTCGTATCAGTCGGCAAGTTAATGAAGTCCGAGCCGCCAGAGGGTCCGTGCCAAACGCTGTAAATGAGCCCAGGCGATCCAGTCAGAGCCCCAATAGCCGGTTGGCTAATGGGGATGCAAGCGTAATGCGTATAACGCCGTCGCGTAGTAAGCGCCGGACAAATGTGAAAACTCGCGAGCAAAGGAATAGGGATTTTTTCGCGGGGGCGTATGCGACAAATGACCCATCAACGTTTACTAAACGGTCAGAAAACCTAACGGCTGATCGAAATTCTCAACCCTCGGCACCGGCCATACCCGAAGTGAATAAGTCTGACCGGCTGCTTTATCCAACGCCAGCTCAATTGACCGGCCTTCCGGGTCAATGGCCGGTGCCGCTGGGTTTTGTAGATCGGGAGGTGGTTATGCCGGAAGATGGCGAATCTCAGTCCGAGCAGCAGGTAAAGCCTTCCCGGCTGACGGGGTTAAGCGTTCGGCTGGTGGTAGCGCCGGATCTGACCGTGGTAGGTCTGAAGAATTTTACCCGCCCCGGAACAAATGTAGGCCTGCTGGCAGAATATCAGCTAACCCCACGATGGAGCTTCCAGGCGGGTGTGCTGCGCAGTTCGAAAATATATCGGGCTGCGACATCAGACTATAATTGGATGTGGCCCGTGCAGCCGGAGAGCGTAAGCGGTCGCTGCAACATGCTCGACATACCGCTCAACCTGCGTTATGACGTAGCTTTACGGCCGCCGTCTACCGGGCGGGCGCCGAGTCGCTGGTTCGTAAGCGGGGGCGTAACAACCTACGTGATGCTACGCGAAGATTTTACGTACAACTACGCCAACCCAGCCGATCCGCGAATCAAATACCGGCAGTGGAGTACCAAAACCGGTAGATACGAATTCAGTCATTTAAATCTGTCAGCTGGCTACGAACGGTCCTTGAGTCGACGGCTGGCCTGGCAGGTTGAGCCATTTTTAAAGATTCCCCTAAAAGAAGTTGGGTATTTCAAGCTCAATCTGATTAGCACGGGTGCCTTTTTTTCGCTGCGCTATCGTTTCTGATGTATTGTTTACCCCAGTGTTCGCTTATTCATTCATGTACCTATACTAAACATTAATCCCATGCAGAACAACCCAACCACCAACGATTCAATGAAGCGCGGAGAGTTTCTCAGGTCTCTCGGCCTGAGCAGTGCTGCTTTAATGGCTTTTTACTGCATGGGAACCCTATCGTCCTGCTCAGGTAGTGACGATGATCCGGCGCCCGCCGTTAACTCATCTGCCGGATTGACGGGTAATGCGGATACCACTAAAGGGGCTATCAACTTCACACTCGATCTGACTAATGCAGATTTTAAGGCGCTTAAAACCGAAGGCCAGTATGTTAAAGCAGGCAGTGTCATCGTGGCCAATACAAAAGGCAATAAGTACGTAGCGATTCAGCGTCTGTGTTCGCATGAGCTGCAGGACGGAATCTCGTACCGGCTGGCGTCCGATGATTTCGGCTGTAGCGTGCACGGGTCGGTCTTTGCAACGAATGGAGCGGTGAAAGTGGCCGTCGGGGGGCCTGGTCAGCCAGCCATGAAGGTATATAAAGCTACTCTTAGCACAGACGGCAACAAACTTCAGGTATCTGAATAGAAGAAGCATAACCAGTATCGATTGCCTGATTCCGCCCATAAATCCGTATTTCTTCGCCCGTTGCTTTATGAAACTCTTCCTGACCGGACTAATTAGTTTTTGGCTGTATACCCTGTCTGTTTTCGGTTATACCCTTCCTGACGTCGTTACTCAGGCCGGGGCTGTTGCTGATACCAACGTTACGCCCGGATTAACGGTAACCGTAACAAAATCTGACACGCTGCCTCCTACCGGAAACACGGCCGATGACCTGCTGGCAGGCCTGACCGATTCGAGCGAAGTCCAGCCATTATTACCCCACAGGATGCTGTTTACGCAACGGGCGTTCTGGGGGCCGAAGGGACTGCTGCGAACGATAAACGTGGCTCCG is from Spirosoma taeanense and encodes:
- a CDS encoding hydroxypyruvate isomerase family protein produces the protein MTSRRTALKTLTGTALTLPTLSNSFAGSMTAEPLALKGRINHSVCRWCYSKIPLDDLCKAASAMGIKSIDLTGPEEWPVLKKYGLTSALPQGAGKGIADGFNDPKFHDELVASYEAIFPKLKEAGLNTVICFSGNRRGMSDEQGLENCAKGLKRLMPSAEKHGITMIMELLNSKVNHKDYMCDHTAWGVDLCKRVGSENFKLLYDIYHMQIMEGDIIRTIQENSKYIGHYHTGGNPGRNEIDETQELYYPAIMKAIVATGFKGYVAQEFIPKRDPLTSLKEAVLICDV
- the nuoK gene encoding NADH-quinone oxidoreductase subunit NuoK codes for the protein MEPVNSQLFLIVGAALFSIGLAVVLLKRHAIMVLMGIELMLNAVNINLVAFSQYDPDRLQGQMLSLFVMVVAAAESAVALAIVLQVYRHFRTAQLDDLNELKQ
- a CDS encoding 2OG-Fe(II) oxygenase, which codes for MNPQFEPIIDGIVNDGYGIVDYFLTSSEVAALAARLHERRAAGQFRAAGIGNQHVTVEHAIRGDEILWLDEATATPEELAFLNRIGEFVDYVNRTCYLGLRDYEFHYALYPAGTFYKRHLDQFRSDSRRKLSVICYLNTDWQEADGGQLALFLPDGSSEREEVVLPVGGRLVCFESGRLEHEVRPATRERLSLTGWLKTG
- a CDS encoding phytanoyl-CoA dioxygenase family protein, translated to MTTATTINLPWVESPFFNQELQKANLDPQLAEQVRQYAEEGFLIFDPEIDETILDAALAGVQPLYGNDLRKQDAWQTVPAVRQIATAPKIMEMLRLLYRREPIPFQTLNFPVGTQQRTHSDSIHFNSIPQRFMCGVWVALEDVRADNGPLHYYPGSHKLPFYDLIDMGLKGSEAQTVEEIYGGTYKQYEERLAEIIQAHGLKKATLNMPKGKAIIWSANLLHGGEKILTPGSTRHSQVTHYFFENCVYYTPLRSDATIDKLYVRKITNIATGHPVDNKYFDQALAYDSEGYPKRYTLPLSVRRLGRFVPKFLIKMLKR
- a CDS encoding NADH-quinone oxidoreductase subunit 5 family protein, coding for MPDDVSPLLLALTVALLSLPFAGFLVVAGLNRRMAGPLAVLLTAAGLVLSVLLVIYLPAQPMTFRADWATVSGVSFGISFRLDTLTALMLAVVHFVALLVQIYSLSYLHDEPKFSRYFAYLQLFVGAMLGIVLAGNLLVMYAFWELVGLASYLLIGFYTERPAASQAARKAFLMNRVGDIGFLIGIFLTYYHYDTLELAALTADGVYLMPSTAVGLCLFMGCVGKSAQFPLLSWLPDAMEGPTPVSALLHAATMVAAGIFLLARIHPLLSSDALVVIALVGTITTLWGGYSALFQTDIKKVLAFSTVSQLGLMVAGMGTANVSGAMFHLLTHAFFKAGLFLSAGAVIHAVQTQDMRQMGALRRSLPTTFVAYTICAAALSGLPLFSGFLSKEAILGGAFTWADTQQGGLAYFVPVTLLLSSGLTALYMARQWRLIFFGTYRNEAVPPTQAHEPDWLMRGPVIVLAGLSGFFWFSVNPASAHGSWFFQVFPTGEESSIVWLAPASILLVLAGGWLGFRMNEPHYNRSYVRLSVEYGFLDTIYKHVLINPCLKLASIFNRTDQRAVDGVVNGAGMWTVVLAHIANGLDRYGVDGLINGVAWLAGRLGQLTRSVQNGRVQSYITVAVVGLLLVLWWLL
- a CDS encoding complex I subunit 4 family protein, which codes for MILSLLIFLPLCGSLLVVFLPESHATRFRWIALGITLIEVALAALAYAAFDPTQANYQLLEQTGWITLSLGNLGVASIDYLVGVDGISLPLVVLSAVVMLIGVVSSWNITHRQKAYYALYLLLTGTIMGCFVALDFFLFFLFFEFMLLPMYFLIGLWGGPRREYASIKFFLYTLLGSLLILLVMIGLYLSVMDPVSTAVAVGFVEDPSVVTSEIIQILQAHLRNGQINPAQVVHTFDMRYLADGGNYLPDAFLNPASEPIVLGLPVRMLAFWAVFIGFAIKLPIVPLHTWLPDAHVEAPTPVSVVLAGVLLKVGGYGFLRIVWNFFPDGAVEYAQALAVLGTLSIVYGGLNALAQNDVKKMIAYSSVSHMGFVLLGVASLTAEGVNGAIYQMVSHGILSAMLFLIAGVVYDRTHDRRIDSYRGLMQPMPQYATLTAVAFFGSLGLPGFSGFVGELFTLMGSFQSTWLPGWLTAVATTGILLAAAYFLWSLQRMFFGSFWSRHETASANGLSVLTDLTGREKLMLIPLGALALVFGLFPNLIFNLTGATVGQWLVKFAVE
- the gldG gene encoding gliding motility-associated ABC transporter substrate-binding protein GldG; amino-acid sequence: MKHTRLLIILAALIAVNILSAFVFFRLDLTQEKRYTLSGATQTLLTDLPDDVHIDVYLTGDLPPAFKRLENAVRETLDEFQASAGQSLTYRFIDPDAITNTAEKNKLIDRLQQRGLLPTNLVASESGKRTEKLIFPGAVVSYKGKETTILLLKGNKAASKEEQLNQSYEGVEFQLASAIRKLTQTEGSRRRVGLLYGHTQVPPSRFADLLASVQENYDLFFIDMTKPGPIAGLEAILVPKPDRPFSEDEVFKLDQFVVNGGRALFFVDGQRVDSVSNEGNYAQPLSLNLDDLFFRWGVRVNRDVVKDLYCAPIPLNVGNLGDKPNIQLMPWRFYPLLNNFGTSGNPIVRNLDAVLGRFVSTLDTVRAPGIRKTPLLLTSPYTQVLKAPALISYNEARQQPDPQMYTGGVRIVGCLLEGRFQSIFANRILPGDPRANGFRPEGEPSRVLVCSDGDLIVNDVDYKRNAPYPLGFDRFTRTTFANKDFALNAIDYLVDPNGVIAARARTVTLRPLDKIRMNAGRTGWQLLNLLGPLALVGLVGVVWQVLRRRRYGR
- a CDS encoding RNA polymerase sigma factor, whose product is MANAPAIPPLPDLLAGCMRNHRRSQELLYRQFYGYAMGVCLRYAPTREGALEVLNDGFLKVFTRLEQYDSAQPFKAWLRRILINTAVDHYRQEVRHFYHEDVERADQAPAPDSVDVYSRLAHDELMGLIQRLSPAYRLVFNLFVIDGFTHDEIAEQLGISVGASKSNLARARENLRQLLKQLNHDEYARANR
- a CDS encoding porin family protein, yielding MNKSDRLLYPTPAQLTGLPGQWPVPLGFVDREVVMPEDGESQSEQQVKPSRLTGLSVRLVVAPDLTVVGLKNFTRPGTNVGLLAEYQLTPRWSFQAGVLRSSKIYRAATSDYNWMWPVQPESVSGRCNMLDIPLNLRYDVALRPPSTGRAPSRWFVSGGVTTYVMLREDFTYNYANPADPRIKYRQWSTKTGRYEFSHLNLSAGYERSLSRRLAWQVEPFLKIPLKEVGYFKLNLISTGAFFSLRYRF